Genomic window (Candidatus Binatia bacterium):
GCTGACGGAGTCGCTCGAGGCCTACACCCGGGCGAGGGTCCTGACCGAAGTCGGCGAGAAGACGCCGGTCTTCACGCGCATCTCGACGGTGGCAGGCGGCGCCGGTTCGGTCGACACCCCGCGTGATGTGCGCGGGTTTGCCGTCAAGTTCTATACGAAGGAAGGCAACTGGGACCTCGTCGGCAACAACATCCCGGTGTTCTTCATCCAGGACGCCATCAAGTTCCCCGACCTCATCCACGCCGTGAAGATGGAGCCGGACCGCGGCTTTCCGCAAGCGGCAAGCGCGCACGATACGTTCTGGGACTTCATCTCGCTCACGCCAGAGTCCATGCACATGGTGATGTGGGTCATGTCCGATCGCACGCTGCCGCGGTCGCTGCGCATGATCGAAGGTTTTGGCGTGCATAGTTTCCGGCTAGTCAACGATGCCGGCGAGTCGACCTTCGTCAAGTTCCACTGGCGCCCCAAGCTCGGCCTGCAGTCCACCATCTGGGACGAAACCGTCAAGATCGCCGGCGCCGACCCAGACTTCCACCGCCGGGACATGTTCGAGGCCATAGCGGCCGGCGCGTTCCCCGAGTGGGACCTGGCCGTCCAGCTGTTCACTGAGGAGGAAGCTGACGACTTCGCGTTCGATCACCTCGACGCCACCAAGCTGATCCCCGAAGAGCTCGTGCCGCTGAAGATCATTGGCCGCATGGTGCTGGACCGCTGGCCCAACAACTTCTTCGCGGAGACCGAGCAGGTCGCCTACTGTCCCTCTCACGTTGTGCCGGGCATCGACTTCTCCAACGATCCCTTGCTGCAGGGCCGCCTGCTGTCCTATCACGACACACAGCTTTCGCGCCTCGGCACGCCCAATTTCCACCAGATCCCGATCAACGCGCCCAAATGCCCGTTCGGCAACCAGCAGCGTGACGGCCAGATGCAGATGGAGCAGCCCGTGGGCCGCATCGC
Coding sequences:
- a CDS encoding catalase translates to MSKNETTSGSGRRKREAGPSPHQDPQSAAGGELHQIAGGEHAALTTNQGVPLSDNQNSLRANPRGPTLLEDFILREKITHFDHERIPERIVHARATGAHGFFELTESLEAYTRARVLTEVGEKTPVFTRISTVAGGAGSVDTPRDVRGFAVKFYTKEGNWDLVGNNIPVFFIQDAIKFPDLIHAVKMEPDRGFPQAASAHDTFWDFISLTPESMHMVMWVMSDRTLPRSLRMIEGFGVHSFRLVNDAGESTFVKFHWRPKLGLQSTIWDETVKIAGADPDFHRRDMFEAIAAGAFPEWDLAVQLFTEEEADDFAFDHLDATKLIPEELVPLKIIGRMVLDRWPNNFFAETEQVAYCPSHVVPGIDFSNDPLLQGRLLSYHDTQLSRLGTPNFHQIPINAPKCPFGNQQRDGQMQMEQPVGRIAYEPNSLSEDSPRESPAGGFRSAAVAEAGEKGRVRAESFADHYSQARQFYVSQTAHEQAHIASALVFELSKVEHLHVREAIVGHLRNIDEDLAQRVGAGLALGKMPKAPVAAAPVQDMAPSPALQIIGKMKDTLTGRAVGILIADGSDGAVIEKVRKAATDAGAAVKIVAPKV